AAATCTTGTGAAATCTTTCCTTATATTTCCAAAGTGTGATATAATAGTTTCGAATAAAATAAATAAAGGGGTTTTTGTAACATGGCAAAACTTACTGTTAAAGACGTTGACTTGAAAGGTAAAAAAGTCCTCGTTCGTGTTGACTTCAACGTACCATTGAAAGATGGCGTAATCACTAACGACAACCGTATCACAGCAGCTCTTCCAACTATTAAGTACATCATCGAACAAGGTGGACGTGCAATTCTTTTCTCTCACCTTGGACGTGTGAAAGAAGAAGCTGATAAAGCTGGTAAATCACTTGCTCCTGTAGCAGCAGACTTGGCAGCAAAACTTGGTCAAGATGTTGTTTTCCCAGGTGTCACTCGTGGTGCTGAATTGGAAGCAGCTATCAACGCTCTTGAAGATGGACAAGTTCTTTTGGTTGAAAACACTCGTTACGAAGATGTTGACGGCAAAAAAGAATCTAAAAACGATCCTGAACTTGGTAAATACTGGGCATCACTTGGAGATGGTATCTTCGTAAACGATGCATTCGGTACAGCTCACCGTGCACACGCATCTAACGTTGGTATCTCAGCAAACGTTGAAAAAGCAGTTGCTGGTTTCCTTCTTGAAAACGAAATTGCCTACATCCAAGAAGCAGTTGAAACTCCAGAACGTCCATTTGTGGCTATCCTTGGTGGTTCAAAAGTTTCAGACAAGATCGGTGTTATCGAAAACTTGCTTGAAAAAGCTGATAAAGTCCTTATCGGTGGTGGTATGACTTACACATTCTACAAAGCACAAGGTATCGAAATCGGTAACTCACTTGTAGAAGAAGACAAATTGGATGTTGCGAAAGCTCTTCTTGAAAAAGCAAACGGTAAATTGATCTTGCCAGTTGACTCAAAAGAAGCTAACGCATTTGCTGGTTACACTGAAGTGCGTGACACTGAAGGTGAAGCAGTTTCTGAAGGTTTCCTTGGTTTGGATATCGGTCCTAAATCTATCGCTAAATTTGACGAAGCTTTGACTGGTGCCAAAACAGTTGTATGGAACGGACCTATGGGTGTATTTGAAAACCCAGACTTCCAAGCTGGTACAATTGGTGTGATGGACGCTATCGTGAAACAACCAGGAGTTAAATCAATCATTGGTGGTGGTGACTCAGCTGCTGCAGCGATCAACCTTGGACGTGCAGATAAATTCTCATGGATTAGTACGGGCGGAGGTGCTTCAATGGAACTTCTCGAAGGTAAAGTATTGCCAGGTTTGGCTGCACTTACAGAAAAATAATTTCAGCCCGTTAGTCTCTACAAAATCCTGATTTTGTAGAAAAAGGAACAAAACTGAAACGTTAACAAAAAGGTGGCTATGTCACCTTTTTGTGTTAGTGTAGGTATTTGTGACGCGGTGGTGGAGCATCAATGGAACTTCTTGAAGGTAAAGTTCTTCCAGGACTTGCAGCCTTGACAGAAAAATAAGATTTTATAAATAAATCAAAGAAGAGAGGGGTGAAAGTTCCTCTTTTCTTTTGATTAAAATAAAAACGCTTCCTCTCAACTATTGCTCATAAAATCAGCCAATTTATGATAAAATGGAAATAGAAAGTTGAGATTATGAGTTATTTTAAAAAATATAAATTCGATAAATCCCAGTTCAAACTTGGTATGCGAACCTTTAAAACAGGTATTGCTGTTTTTCTAGTTCTCTTGATTTTTGGCTTTTTTGGCTGGAAAGGTCTTCAAATTGGTGCTTTGACAGCCGTTTTTAGCTTGAGGGAGAGTTTTGATAAGAGTGTCCATTTTGGGACTTCGCGTATTCTAGGAAATAGCATCGGTGGCCTCTATGCCTTGGTCTTCTTCTTATTAAATACCTTTTTCCACGAAGCCTTTTGGGTGACCTTGGTAGTTGTTCCAATCTGCACCATGTTAACCATTATGACAAATGTAGCCATGAATAATAAAGCAGGGGTTATTGGTGGGGTAGCAGCTATGTTAATCATTACCCTATCGATTCCGAGTGGTGAAACAATTTTGTACGTGTTTGCGCGCATATCAGAAACTTTCATGGGAGTTTTTGTCGCAATTCTCGTAAATTACGATATTGATCGTATTCGTCTCTTTTTAGAGAAAAAAGAAAAATAATGTTACATTTTATAACATTATCAATTGACGTTTGTCTTTTTTTAGACTATAATAGACAGAAAGAAGGAAATTGTAAATGAAGGAAAAAGAATTTCGCCGAAATATGGCTGTTTTTCCTATCGGCAGTGTTATGAAGTTGACCGATCTATCGGCGCGTCAGATTCGTTATTATGAAGATCAAGAGTTGATTAAACCTGATCGAAACGAGGGGAACCGTCGCATGTATTCCTTGAATGACATGGATCGTCTGCTTGAAATCAAAGATTATATCTCTGAAGGTTATAATATCGCTGCCATTAAGAAAAAATATGCTGAACGTGAAGCGAAATCCAAGAAAGCGGTGAGTCAGACTGAGGTGCGCCGTGCACTTCACAATGAACTCCTTCAACAGGGGCGCTTTGCTTCAGTACGGTCACCTTTTGGTCGCGGTTAGGCAACCGCAAGTAGTCATACATTAAGGAGAAAACTCATGCCAATCACAGCTGCAGATATTCGTCGTGAAGTCAAGGAAAAAAATGTTACCTTTATTCGTCTTATGTTCTCAGATATTTTGGGAACCATGAAAAACGTCGAAATTCCTGCTACAGATGAACAGTTAGATAAAGTCTTGTCAAATAAGGCTATGTTTGATGGATCTTCTATTGAAGGTTTTGTACGTATCAATGAGTCGGATATGTA
The Streptococcus toyakuensis genome window above contains:
- a CDS encoding phosphoglycerate kinase, with protein sequence MAKLTVKDVDLKGKKVLVRVDFNVPLKDGVITNDNRITAALPTIKYIIEQGGRAILFSHLGRVKEEADKAGKSLAPVAADLAAKLGQDVVFPGVTRGAELEAAINALEDGQVLLVENTRYEDVDGKKESKNDPELGKYWASLGDGIFVNDAFGTAHRAHASNVGISANVEKAVAGFLLENEIAYIQEAVETPERPFVAILGGSKVSDKIGVIENLLEKADKVLIGGGMTYTFYKAQGIEIGNSLVEEDKLDVAKALLEKANGKLILPVDSKEANAFAGYTEVRDTEGEAVSEGFLGLDIGPKSIAKFDEALTGAKTVVWNGPMGVFENPDFQAGTIGVMDAIVKQPGVKSIIGGGDSAAAAINLGRADKFSWISTGGGASMELLEGKVLPGLAALTEK
- a CDS encoding FUSC family protein — translated: MSYFKKYKFDKSQFKLGMRTFKTGIAVFLVLLIFGFFGWKGLQIGALTAVFSLRESFDKSVHFGTSRILGNSIGGLYALVFFLLNTFFHEAFWVTLVVVPICTMLTIMTNVAMNNKAGVIGGVAAMLIITLSIPSGETILYVFARISETFMGVFVAILVNYDIDRIRLFLEKKEK
- the glnR gene encoding transcriptional repressor GlnR, with amino-acid sequence MKEKEFRRNMAVFPIGSVMKLTDLSARQIRYYEDQELIKPDRNEGNRRMYSLNDMDRLLEIKDYISEGYNIAAIKKKYAEREAKSKKAVSQTEVRRALHNELLQQGRFASVRSPFGRG